In the genome of Streptomyces sp. SAI-127, the window GGCGGGTACTACGCCGCCAACCTCGCCGACGGACCGCCGCTCGCCCATCTCCGCGGCCAGATCGCCACCGCAGCCGCCCGCTTCCCCGAACTCGCCCTCGTGGCCGACCCGACGGTCCTGCGCGGCAAACGCTTCGGCAACGCCGTCCTGGTCGCCTCCGACACCGCCCTGCCGCTCGCGGAACTGACCCGCCGCGCCGCCTCCGACCCGCACCCAGGCCGCGTCGAACACGGCAAGGCGCTCCTCGACTTCACCGGAGGGGCCGCGGCCGTGACGGACGCCGGAGCGGTGGCCTCACCCGCACCGCCGGCCTCCGTCTTCAGATGACCCGGTGACTCAGTACGTGCCGATCTCCACCCGCGGCGGACCGTCGTGCCAGGTGCAGAACACCGACACCCGGTCCGCGCCCGAGGCGAACTCCACCCGGATCCACGACTCCGTCTTCCACACCTGCATCGACCAGCCCGTGCCCGGCGTCGCGGACACCAGGGCCGCCGACTTCTCGCCGAGGTCGAAGACCGCGCGGCCGCCGTCGGTGTCGTAGCTCCTGACCCGACCGGAAGCCGTGGGAGACGGGCTCTTCGCGGGAGCCGGCGTCGCGGACGGGACACTCGGCGCCGGTGTCGGGCTCTTCGACGGGGCCGGCCGCCTCGCCGGGCTCGGTGAGGCCAGCGGCTTCGACTCCTGTGTCGTCGCCTCGGCCGCCGTGATGGGCAGGGCGCGCGGCGGATCGTAGGCCGTGCCCGCCATGACCGTGTGGACGCCCCACCACGACAGCGTGACCGCCGCGCCCGTGGCGAGCGTCCAAGCCAGTACGTGTACGAGTCCTCTGCGCATCGCGGGCCATACTGCCTCAGGCACCTCACAGAGCGCACCCGGACTGAGTTGTCCACAGGCGCCGGAAACAGGTCCCCCGCATGGCGTACGGTGCGGCGCATGGCAAGTGTGCTCGTGGTCGAGGACGACCAGTTCGTTCGTTCGGCGCTCATCCGGCACCTGACCGACGCGGCACACACCGTGCGCAGTGTCGGCACGGCACTGGAGGCGCTGCGCGAGGTCGCCCATTTCCGTTTCGACGTGGTGATCCTGGACCTCGGACTGCCCGATCTGGACGGGTCCGAGGCCCTGAAGATGCTGCGCGGGATCACCGACGTCCCGGTCATCATCGCCACCGCGCGGGACGACGAGACGGAGATCGTCCGACTGCTGAACGCCGGGGCGGACGACTACCTCACCAAGCCCTTCTCGGTCGAGCACCTCTCCGCCCGCATGGCCGCCGTCCTACGGCGGTCCCGTGCCGCCGGCGGTGACGGACCGCCGGAGACCGTGCTGCGCGTCGGCGGCCTGAGCGTCGACCCGCTGCGCCGCCAGGCCGAGCTGGACGGCGCCCGACTCGACCTCACCCGCCGCGAGTTCGACCTGCTCGCCTTCCTG includes:
- a CDS encoding response regulator transcription factor, whose protein sequence is MASVLVVEDDQFVRSALIRHLTDAAHTVRSVGTALEALREVAHFRFDVVILDLGLPDLDGSEALKMLRGITDVPVIIATARDDETEIVRLLNAGADDYLTKPFSVEHLSARMAAVLRRSRAAGGDGPPETVLRVGGLSVDPLRRQAELDGARLDLTRREFDLLAFLAARPGVVVPRKELLAEVWQQSYGDDQTIDVHLSWLRRKLGETAAQPRYLHTLRGVGVKLEPPGGGLPL